A section of the Pseudorasbora parva isolate DD20220531a chromosome 2, ASM2467924v1, whole genome shotgun sequence genome encodes:
- the ciita gene encoding MHC class II transactivator isoform X2, whose amino-acid sequence MEYPYETDAELQNIVPDPMSELLPDNVILEYLESIQSESEEAFDPNFLDNLSFLYDTDTTCTQTGQALGHENASLTNKRSRKRKVDRPSNKTCIDTVGKPLYKRNKKATACLESPSRGSALITSEGSFQLSSNTLQNIVRIPFSHHPLPSSGGSALQFFQSICPFTPPLISTVVPTWPTYVLVSPQHVSPGTQILPLSPADGTVAPPELTVSVLPVGSSSDRACKSLPSVSVDTVSPIKEGNPQKNTNSPPPSKAERKIRSEAPECVKDYINHVKSRVKDVCCTMCGGLGIESHYVDVQPIQRKLLIKSGKNANKCLEKELVVLSDSERQKARLDRNQLFHNSDSRPKQSVALLGKAGVGKTTFIQRLCLDWASGSLPQFQFVFLLNCKMLDLTQSNYSLKGLLFDLSMSPRCEDSDSVFKHILSCPDEVLIIFDSFDHIKDFEGLLQSPAKSHTDTKYTVKQLFSGLFQKEILSGCTILIATRPKDVLNQVLRKIDSLLELCGFSTEDIELYASKYFEDASLQESALKKIKKQSYIFSLCSNPLICWTTCFLLEHQDSCGDGLPSTLTDLYQRVTSKHLQLAILGNSSLCKKKQPDILQLCKMAWDGFKNHNTCVNPGSLTELLGCALKSGILVSYETSERQENHFADLFTQNLLSALHLVQSKQVNEKMVVANSIVQQKKRKVQGESQDLLQRFVTGLVFQKASDGVSILESSVNIKAKRKAVEAHLERMKPNGLVPARLLELFHCVYETNRAKFAKLLLKNLPDNLSFCGAQLCPSDVYVICHLLQHPSAMKRTFSINLQDTCIPISGLKELVGLKCIQSFWAHTADTIGLWEDLHQSNDELNLKKAIEKFTLNPFKATQGYHIESLPGLVRIHREKKLPMSEFVSALDNGVPALRHLQRLEFELGVQNGPEHFPNLIEVLPSLQSLQHLDLEKNQIGDSGAEKLSGVLHFLACLKLLNLSQNFIGDAGVEKLAKALASIPSLQSLSLYGNAIADSGAEHLALVLPDMKFLQDLDVKFNKFTDIGATKLSAALKNCSGMKFLELWNDCIPCGVFEHLRLQDPRIRPL is encoded by the exons ATCCCAACTTCCTTGATAACCTCAGTTTTCTAT ATGACACAGACACAACTTGCACACAAACTGGCCAAGCACTAGGCCATGAAAATGCCTCTTTGACAAACAAAAGGTCAAGAAAGCGAAAAG TTGACCGACCTTCAAACAAAACCTGCATAGATACTGTTGGCAAACCCTTGTACAAACGCAACAAAAAAG CAACAGCCTGCCTTGAAAGCCCCTCAAGAGGTTCAGCTCTCATTACATCTGAGGGTAGTTTCCAGTTGAGTTCAAACACTCTCCAGAATATTGTACGTATTCCCTTCAGCCACCATCCTCTGCCCTCTAGTG GTGGTTCAGCACTACAGTTCTTCCAGAGCATCTGCCCTTTTACACCGCCTCTGATTAGCACTGTGGTTCCGACATGGCCCACATATGTGCTTG TGTCGCCCCAGCATGTGAGTCCAGGCACACAGATACTTCCTCTTTCACCTG CTGATGGCACAGTTGCCCCACCAGAGCTTACGGTTTCTGTACTCCCAGTCGGCTCATCCTCAGACCGTGCATGCAAGAGTTTGCCATCAGTATCTGTAGACACAGTTTCCCCTATAAAAG AAGGAAACCCACAAAAGAACACAAATTCCCCCCCACCTTCCAAAGCCGAAAGGAAAATCCGCTCAGAAGCACCAG AATGTGTTAAAGACTACATAAATCACGTCAAGTCCCGTGTGAAAGATGTCTGCTGCACTATGTGTGGGGGATTGGGAATCGAATCGCACTATGTGGATGTGCAGCCGATCCAGAGGAAACTCCTTATCAAATCTGGCAAGAATGCAAACAAGTGTCTTGAAAAAGAGCTGGTAGTCCTCAGTGATTCAGAGCGTCAGAAAGCAAGGCTGGACAGAAATCAGTTGTTTCATAACAGTGATTCCAGACCAAAACAGTCTGTCGCCCTTCTCGGAAAAGCCGGAGTGGGAAAAACCACGTTCATTCAGCGTTTATGCTTGGACTGGGCGAGCGGCAGCCTGCCTcaatttcagtttgtttttttgctgaacTGTAAAATGTTAGACCTCACACAATCAAACTATAGCTTGAAAGGCTTGCTGTTCGATTTGTCTATGTCCCCTCGCTGTGAGGACTCAGATTCTGTGTTCAAACACATTCTGTCCTGTCCTGATGAAGTTCTCATTATCTTTgacagctttgatcacataaAAGACTTTGAGGGGCttcttcagtcccctgctaaatcacacacagacactaaATACACTGTCAAGCAGCTGTTTTCGGGTTTGTTCCAAAAGGAAATCCTCTCCGGCTGCACCATTCTCATTGCCACGAGGCCTAAAGACGTTTTGAATCAGGTGCTGCGAAAAATCGACAGCCTTTTGGAACTTTGTGGCTTCTCTACGGAAGACATTGAGCTGTACGCATCAAAATATTTTGAGGATGCTTCCCTGCAAGAGAGTGCACTAAAAAAGATTAAGAAACAAAGCTACATATTCAGTTTATGCTCCAACCCGCTAATTTGTTGGACTACCTGCTTCCTACTTGAGCACCAAGACAGTTGCGGTGACGGTTTGCCTTCAACCCTCACAGACTTGTACCAAAGAGTGACCTCCAAGCATCTGCAATTGGCTATTCTTGGAAACAGCTCATTATGTAAGAAGAAACAGCCAGACATCTTACAATTGTGCAAAATGGCTTGGGATGGATTCAAGAATCACAATACATGCGTAAACCCTGGCAGTTTAACAGAGCTGCTGGGCTGCGCTCTTAAAAGCGGCATACTTGTATCCTATGAAACATCTGAGCGCCAAGAGAACCACTTTGCAGACCTCTTCACTCAGAACCTCCTGAGCGCTTTGCACTTGGTGCAGTCTAAACAGGTGAATGAAAAAATGGTGGTGGCAAACAGCATCGTCCAGCAGAAGAAACGAAAGGTTCAGGGGGAGTCGCAGGACTTGCTGCAGAGGTTTGTCACGGGATTGGTCTTCCAGAAGGCATCTGATGGAGTAAGCATTCTGGAAAGCAGTGTCAACATAAAGGCCAAAAGAAAAGCTGTCGAAGCCCATCTGGAGAGAATGAAGCCTAATGGTTTGGTTCCTGCCAGGTTATTAGAACTGTTTCATTGTGTTTATGAGACCAACAGAGCCAAATTTGCCAAACTGCTGCTAAAAAACCTGCCTGACAATCTTTCATTCTGTGGGGCGCAGCTTTGCCCTTCAGACGTGTATGTCATATGCCATCTCCTCCAACATCCCAGCGCAATGAAGCGGACCTTCTCCATTAACTTGCAAGATACATGCATTCCCATCAGTGGCCTGAAAGAGCTTGTGGGACTCAAATGCATTCAATCATTCTG GGCACATACAGCAGACACCATTGGCTTATGGGAGGACTTGCATCAAAGCAATGATGAACTGAATCTGAAAAAAGCCATCGAGAAATTCACCTTGAACCCGTTCAAGGCAACACAAGGTTATCACATAGAGAGCCTGCCTGGCCTTGTCCGAATTCACAGAGAGAAGAAGTTACCAATGAG TGAATTTGTGTCTGCGCTGGATAATGGTGTACCAGCCCTTCGGCATCTTCAGAGACTAGAATTTGA GCTTGGAGTCCAGAATGGTCCTGAACATTTCCCTAATCTCATAGAGGTCCTGCCTTCTCTGCAGTCTCTCCAACATCTGGA TCTTGAGAAAAACCAAATAGGAGACTCTGGAGCTGAGAAGCTATCTGGCGTTTTACATTTTTTGGCATGTCTGAAATTGCTCAA TCTGTCTCAAAACTTCATTGGAGATGCCGGTGTGGAGAAGCTGGCTAAAGCTCTGGCATCAATTCCTTCTCTTCAGAGCCTCAG TCTCTATGGAAATGCAATTGCTGACAGTGGAGCTGAACACCTGGCCTTGGTTTTACCAGACATGAAATTCCTGCAGGACTTGGA TGTAAAGTTCAACAAGTTCACAGACATTGGAGCTACAAAGCTCAGTGCTGCTCTGAAAAACTGCTCTGGAATGAAGTTTTTGGA GCTTTGGAATGACTGTATTCCATGTGGAGTTTTTGAACACCTTCGTCTTCAAGATCCACGGATAAGACCactttga
- the dexi gene encoding dexamethasone-induced protein homolog, producing the protein MTHSIYSRLDSVESLINELPYMFYLGLFFVNVLILYYAFLMEYIVLNVGIVFLPEDMDQALVDLGVLSDPASIPYDTDTELDVFEGYLE; encoded by the coding sequence ATGACACATTCAATTTACTCTCGGTTAGATTCAGTGGAATCGCTAATCAACGAGCTTCCATATATGTTTTATCTCGGGCTATTTTTTGTCAATGTCTTGATTCTTTATTATGCCTTTTTAATGGAATACATAGTGCTTAATGTAGGGATAGTGTTTTTGCCAGAGGATATGGACCAGGCACTGGTGGATTTGGGTGTTCTCTCTGACCCAGCTTCTATTCCCTATGACACAGACACTGAGCTGGATGTTTTTGAGGGATATCTGGAATAA